TTACTAAAAAACTACAAATCCAAAATGAGGATTATCTAAATAAATAGGCTTGATTTCTATAATTCTAAGCAGACACACTTATAGGAAAGGGGTCTGACTAGTGAGTTAGATGGGCTTAACAACACCACAGATAAAttggaaaagaaacaaaacatgaattttttaaaaaaatgataaaattataactctTTTTGCAAACatcttataattttgttttcgataaaatgaaattttgtagAATAATGatatttctataattatttaaaatgactgtttttagaagatttataaaattaaaaaaaatagtgtttttataattatttacataattttatttaaatgagaggtatttttataaaataatttataaaaatagtatcttttataaaaatatctcaattttaaatatgattaattaaataattatagaaagaaATGAACTTATATTATTGGTAGAATATTTTGAACGGAAGAGGAAAGCGAATCAAATAGGAATAGGAAAATGCTGCTCAAACGTATGCATCAAAATGCATCATTCTGtctcttttttttgtttaatattaaaaaaatggtaaaatgTATTGGGTGATGCTACTCAGCCCCATGAGTTTGCCCCCTTAGGtattgtttggattgagagagcctctcaatttattttatttattcattacaattttttcaaacttccatacaaaatataataaacaattcatttttttaaatctcaaaacaaaaataatattctaacaatattttatttaactttcaactcattatccaaatctTTAGGTACCTTTTGAATAGtaagttaagataaaagttaaaagttaaataaaatattgctaATATTAACGTCATGTTTCACATGTTTTTAGGTCGGCTCTTAGCAACTTGGGTTTTCGGTCTTGGACTTATAAACACAAAGAAAACATCGTGAGACGGGGCCGTGGTGGCGGCTGGAGAGTctccgatgccaaagttagtatTGTCTTAGAGTAGAGTGTAAGTAAGTAAAAAATTCAGAGAGTTTAGAGATAGAGTTCATAGTACCTGGAGATCGCCTTATATACCTAATTTCCAAGGGTCAACCACTCACTCTTCGTGTCAGAGGTACATGTCACCTCAACCGTGTCCTCAATCGGATGATATAAATGTGGCTTGGCCTTCTATCCTATTTGCCTGGTGGTAGGTTTGATACATCGGATCCCCCTCCTTACTTGTTGTCAGGAGAGTAGGGGTCCTTAACACGTATCGATTGCCCACCTGTTCAGACTTGCTAGGGCCAGGTGGTGTAGGGCCCTTGGGGGGGTGAGCCGAGGTGGTATGTGCCTTGTTCCCATTCCTCTAAGATCATGGGCCTTCCATGGGCTGAGGGGTTGCCTAATTGGCTTGGGCTAGGCCTTGGGCCCCCTGTGCAAGCCCTAAGGGGAATCCccttatagttataatatttctctaataCCAAAGTCAATATCGTTTTAAAACAGAgtgtaaataagtaaaaaatttagAGGCTAGAGATAGAGTTCATAGTACCTGGAGATTGCCTTATATACCAAATTTCCAAGGGTCAACCACTCACTCTTCGTATTAGAGGTACATGTCACCTCAACCGTGTCCTCAGTCGGATAATATAAATATGGCTTGGCCTTCTGTCCTATCTACCTGGTGGCAAGTGTGATACATCGGATCCCCCTCCTTACTTGTTGTCAAGAGAGTAGGGGTCTCCAACATGTATCACCTGCCCACCTGTTCAGACCTGTTGGGGCCAGGTGGCGTAGGGCACTTGGAGGGTGAGCCGGGGTGGTATGTGCCTTGTTCCCATTCCTCTAGGATCATGGGCCTTCCATGGGCTGAGGGGTTGCTCGATTGGCTTGGGCTAGGCCCTGGGCCCGTGGGCCAGGCCATGAGGGGAATCtccttataattataatattattattgttttaaaatttaaaaaaattaaattatttattatattgtgtgagaatttgaaaaagttataataataaaatgagatacaaTACTTCTTGTAACTTACCACTAAttcaattgttttgtttttctttcttttaaacatctttaaatatttttaataaataaaaaaatgcatagctttattaatagttacttctttaatcattaaacaaaaaataaaatatccgaATGGTAAATATGAGGCGGCAAACTCATGAGACCAAGTAACTTAGAAAAATGATACCATACCGCTTAGGTTTGCCCATTCAATTTGACTATTCAagtattttattgtattttaatttttaatttttaatttttccttttccttttccaaaTGTAATATCGGTCGAATGATTCGGTACCCGTATCCCTATCCGTAGGAATATACCGTGGACAATGATCGGACAAATGCAAGAGCCCAAAATGAAAGAAGCGACGACGACGAATCATACCTCGAAGTTTCGAACATAAGGAGACGTATTTTTCAGAAGTCCCAGAATTAAGAAATTCCCAATCAAACTTCGTTGGTTGCATTACTTTCTGCCACTCCCACCATCGTTCCTCTCCCCACCGACCAGTCTTCCCTTTCCTTTTGGATTCCTCTTTTCTCAAACTTTTCCTCTTAacgaaacgaaaaaaaaaaaaaaaaccagaaacGTTAACACCCATATAAAGAGCACAAACCTCGGACAGGAAGACGCCCCCGTGAGAGATTCACTCCGTCTCTCCTCTTCAAAGGTAAAAAAAACTCATGATGTACACGTTTAAAGAGAAAGTGACGGACAGGTTCACCCGTTTCTTCGCCGACTCGTCCccctcctcctcgtcctcgtCTCCCCCACCTCAGGTAATATCGATGTTATGTGGTACATAAAAAGTTGAGCTTGATTATGGTTCTGGTTCCTCGTAAAACTTAGATCTGGGTGTCTTAGAGAATTTTAGTTCCTTCAGTTGACATTGAATTTTGGTGACTTGCAATTAACTGATTGGGGATCTTGTGCGGaacggtatttttttttttaattatcaaactCACTGCAAAAATGGTGGGCAATTTTTGTCGTTGGAGTTATTCTTCTAGAAAACACTATTGGAATGCTAATTACATAGCTAACTTCGTCTTCTAATATTCCTAGTAGATGTGGCTGGTTTTCTCTCATATTTCTATTTGAATTGTACGTGAAAATTCTCAATTCATGATGATATcaagtttttatatatgtagGCCAGGCCTTATTCTGAAGGCGTGAAAAccttttcttcatatttttcctACATTAACCATTCAGTTGGATTTGATCGATCCATATCAAAGAAGCATCAACATGATCTCAAATCAATTCAAGAACACCCTGCTCTATATAGAAATGCAAACTCTGTTGCTCTAGATGAATCCTTGGAAGACTATGTGAAACGTAGTCCAGTATGTGACAAGAAGGTAACAACAATCACTCGAGACGGTGATGAAGACCCGGCTTCTGGCAGGAGCACTAGTGGGTCTGAAGTGTTTGAAGAGGCTACTAACCGACACAGCCCACAGAAGACTTTTCCGTATCTCACGGATGAGTCTGTTTTTATTTCCACAGATTTGTATGAATTCTTGCTGTCGTCCCTGCCTAATATTGTGAAGGGGTGCCAATGGATGTTGTTGTACAGGTCAGTCTTGCTGAAAAGCTTATATACTCTACACTAAATGCGATTTTTGTTCTTGTAGTTGTGTCTTGATTCAATATTGAATATTTCAAATGAAGGGCAGTACGTTGAAACATGGTATATCACTGCGTACACTAATTCGCAAGAGTGCTGATCTTTCTGGTCCATGTTTGCTGGTATGTTGATATCTGTTTCCAATGAAATCCTGTAAGTGGTGATACTAATTTGGGATCCATCAGTCTTCACGGTACTCACTCGTTTCATTTAGATTGCTGGTGACAGGCAAGGTGCTGTGTTTGGTGGGCTGCTAGATTGTCCCTTGAAGCCTACAGCGAAGAGAAAATATCAAGTAAGTTAACATGCTTTCACCTTTGTTGACATTAATCTTTCATAGATTTCTTCTTGAGGAAATGGCTCTCCTTATCCCACTCATCTGGGTTTGGCACTTTGGCTCTCTATTTCTTCCCCTTTCAATATTCTATCTCCTTATTTCACTCATCTGGGTTTGGCACTTTGGCTCTCTACTTTTTCCCCTTTCAATATTTGAAGGATGATTGTGtacttctttctatttttggtgattgaTAGGGAACAAACCAAACATTTGTGTTTACGACCATATATGGTGAACCGAGATTATTTAGACCAACAGGTAAGGACCTTGACTTAATCAATATGTGTAATGCTTGCTCTTTGTGGGAAGATGTGGCAATCTAGTTCAgtggaagattttttttttatggtcaaGAAAAGAGATGAGGGCATAGCCGCAACTCACGTTGGAGTAGGTTGTAGAGCCAACTATTATTTGGCTGCGTGTTTGGACGCTTCAATGTTTGGTAATGGGAACATAGTATTCCCAATTCAATATGTGGTCAATTGAGACCTTTATTTGAACCTGGCTTTCGTTGGCAGTCTTCAGCTGCTATGTTAATTGGTAACaataagtttttgaaaattctcactctcaatccaaacatctttacaccaaaataatctaaaagaaaatattcattaaaACATCATACCTTGATTTCCATAataaacaaaaaccaaaccagctttcacaaaaataaaaaaatgtagaagTTTTCTCtccaaatatattttaatggccCTACCACTTTCCAATCCTAATAAAAGCAGGTCTTGAAAcctttttcaatccaaacataTTTTATTGATCCCACCATTTCcacaaaaccaagaaaagtcCTTTAAagaatttcttgaaaaaattagtAACTTCCAAAAAAAAGGTTACATCCAAGGGTTGTTCCTTTAACAGGTGCCGTATTGAAGCTCTTTACCATATTGATGTGATGAGAAATTCATCAGCATTGGGTGGGAAGAATAATTAGTCTTGAATGGACTATATAGTACACCTtccaatcaaagaaaaaaatgttacaaTGCGTGAGAATCCTTTGTTGCCCCTTTCTTATGCTGAAACTAATGCCAAACCTTTTGTATATAGGAGCCAATCGATATTACCACTTATGTATGGATGACTTGTTAGCATTTGGCGGTGGTGGCAACTTCGCCCTGTGCTTGGATGGAGATCTGTAAGTTGCttattttaatgttcttttttgaatttcacATCGTCTAATGGATGAGAACAAATACTCAAGAGAAGAGTCTCTGAGTCTCTTCTCACGCTTGTGAACTCTTATCTGAAAAGGTTAAGTGGAACCAGTGGACCCTGCCAAACATTTGGGAATTTGTGCTTGGCTCATAACGAAGAGTTTGAATTAAAGAATGTCGAGGTAATGCCTGCTTTTTAATCACCTTGTCTTATATACTGTATCTTGAGAAAGTATTTGCTGCTACTGTCCATTTCAACCTGCTTCATACTCGCTTATCTTTGTCATACTCACCATCCTGGCATCTGGTTGTGGCTGATGTGAACTGAATAGAAAGATGAACTAGGATCCGTGAAATCTGATATTCAGTAACATTTTTGGTGATATCAGAAGTATTGGTAAAATAGTAGCTGTTCTTAGGGTGTTCATTTAAGATTGGGTCACATGAAGTGGAGCCCAGTACATCAGCAgaagtttgaactttgaagacGGATACACACGTCTTCAAACCatgtagaattttattttaacgaaaaaaatagaaattacatagccaagtttttgctcttttgtttgtttcttctaTTTTACAAGCCTTCATTTCGCATCTGCAAATTTAACTTCACTCTTCGTTTTAATTATGTCCCTTGATATTAATGGAATTCTTGTCTATGTGCAGCTATGGGGTTTTACACATGCATCGCGTTACCTTACCTAGGACAAGCCTCTTtctcaataatattatttattcatttaccTCAAtgtgtatctatatatatatatatatataagggatTGTCCATTTGTTGAAGTGTAGAATCCTAGAATGAACTAAAAATCGCTGTCTAGTGGCAGTCTTGTATTAATAGTTGGATGTTTGATTAATGTCCGAATGAATCATCTTTTCAGTGGAAAAAATTTTCAGAGCTATCAGTACTATAAATGTTGCGAATTCGAATCGGCAGATCGTTGAGGCTCAAACCATGCTCTTTGGAACATGTTCAAAAAATGCTCTCTGCGATCAGTGGAATCGGAAAGAATGCAGTTGTAGAAAATGCTTCTCTAATAAATTACGTGCCCACTCTAAAGCATTCGCTCAACTTCGAAATGCCCATCCCGCGTTGTAAATAATGACTTGACTGCCATGCATTGCACGCATTCAATAATTGATCAACAAGCTTGTCCCTAATTGCTCATTCTAGTCAGTGTACcaaattacaacaaaaaaaagtaagaaCCGAGAACAGTTCTGAATATATTGTCCTGTCAGCCACCCACAATCGGACATACAAAAGATAGAACGCTAACGTTAGCCAAAAACCTATTCCAAAGCGGCAAAATCTGATTACaacaaaattggaaaaaaaaaaagagaaaaaagaaaaggaaatgataCATGAGATGGGGTACCAACTTTAGAAAGTGATGATGATAATTAATCAAGTGCCGACAAATATGAGTGTCTCCAGCTCAGTTGAGACCGCATCTCGCAAGATCGAAGCGGAATGCTCAAGGGTACTCTTTGCTCAAAGGAGAGGAATGTGGCAATAGTTTCTACACCATATAATTGAAGAATTCTACCACCCATTTCCTCAAgccaataaataaattacacgtCGAAGTAAACAGCAACCTCAAGAAATACCAAGACTTCCACTTCCCACTTACTGCTACTTGAAAGTGCCTtaagactctaatgaaccatccTCGCTGGGCAGGCCGAAAATGCGGAGGTTTCTATCCATCGATCCTACTGCCATATATTTCGCATCTGGCCCAAATTTTGCACAAGTTGCTTTACCTGTAATCAGAGCTGCGTATATTTATCACCAAGGATTACCAAAATAAAAGTTACTAATAATACTAGGACAAAATTCAATAACCTGTGCCAGATAAATCGGGAAAAGTTTTGATACAATTCCATTCTGACTTCACATTTGCAACTTGGTAAACTCTGCAGAAGTCACAATCCCCAAATTAGTTTACATGGATGCAAAAATTATTGAAACTACAAAAGCAGAAGAACATTTAGCTCCAAAAGATGGCTTGGGTTTAGCTTAGTCTGCAGTTCaagtgattgaaaaattaaactGTAGTTGACGGGTTGGTATGAATTTGTGTAAATGCTGTAAACAAGATAGTACGAATCTTAAAACTCAGGTAAACATGGACGTCAGATTCATCACTTGAACTTCCTAACTGTTGGCTAAGTGGGCATGAATTTGTGAAAATGCTGTAACGTGGGCCCAACTATCCTCCAATGcatattttttccctttctttttttgataagta
This genomic interval from Carya illinoinensis cultivar Pawnee chromosome 2, C.illinoinensisPawnee_v1, whole genome shotgun sequence contains the following:
- the LOC122300639 gene encoding oxidation resistance protein 1-like, which produces MMYTFKEKVTDRFTRFFADSSPSSSSSSPPPQARPYSEGVKTFSSYFSYINHSVGFDRSISKKHQHDLKSIQEHPALYRNANSVALDESLEDYVKRSPVCDKKVTTITRDGDEDPASGRSTSGSEVFEEATNRHSPQKTFPYLTDESVFISTDLYEFLLSSLPNIVKGCQWMLLYSTLKHGISLRTLIRKSADLSGPCLLIAGDRQGAVFGGLLDCPLKPTAKRKYQGTNQTFVFTTIYGEPRLFRPTGANRYYHLCMDDLLAFGGGGNFALCLDGDLLSGTSGPCQTFGNLCLAHNEEFELKNVELWGFTHASRYLT